GCAACGAAAAGCTGAGGAAAGAGCCGAGACTCACTTGGAAAGGGACACCCCACCGGGCTTCCCGATGAGCTCCTCGTGGTGCAGCACCGAGTCGCTCCAGGAGATGTCCAGGAACCTCATGATGTTCTGCATGGACTGCTCGGggtgcagcaccagctgctcgTAGTAGACGGGCAGGCAGCGGGCGCGGCCGATCTCCAGGCACTGGGAGTACATCACCTCGATGGCCTTGTTCCACTTGGTCAGGCAGTCCCGGTAGCTGTTCAGGTCGAAGCCGGCGATGGTCACCTTGCGCGTGATCATGGAGTGCACCGAGGCGCGCCCGTCCCGCACCATCAGCAGGAACTTGGAGTTGGGGAACAGCCGGGACAGGTACACGGAGGATTTCAGCGTGAAGGGGTCCTTGTTGCACAGGTACCTGGCGGGCTCGCCGTGCTTGGCGATCACTTCCAGGATGAAGGCCTGCATGGCCGCGTCCAGCACCTGGTCCGTCACCCCCGCCTCGTCCAGCCGCATCTTCTCGCGGCCGGACTTGGACCAGGCCTGGCGCATGGCCAGCACGCGGGGGATGATGCGGGTCTCCTCCCCGCAGCGCACCTCGGGGTGGGCGTCCAGCATGGCCCTCATCAGCGTGGTGCCGCTGCGGGGGACGCCGCCGATGAAGATCAAGGGCATGTCCTTGCTGTAGCGGTACTCCACGTGGTTGGCGTCCACCATCACCAGCTCCTCGTTCTCCGGCCTCATCAGCCTGTGCCTCCTCTCGCTCAGGACCTGCTGGCACTCCAGGACTTGCTGCCCGAGGTGCAGGGTCACCATCAGGGCCGCCAccgagcccagcagcagcagcaccctgcgCGTGGTGACCCgcatcctgctctcctgggcacaggctgggggcttCAGCTCTCTGCTAGTGAGTGTCCAACCCCACGGGCATCTGCAAGAGAACAGCACTGTCAGAGCAGCCATGGGATGCTGACACCATCCCAGATTTCATCACCTCCTTCACTTATCAGCACCtcatttcatttatcagcacCTCCCAGGCTTGGTGCCCTACACCCAGCAGGTAATTAAAGTCTGCCTCAGTGCACACCCAGAGAGAGAATTTCTGCATTGTGCTCCCAGAAACACAGGTTTGCAGCTGGAGCAAAGCTCCAGGAACGTTTTGGAGAGGAGGGGCACTGTATATCCAGAGACTCCTTAAAACAAAATCTTCACAGAGAGCCTGCTCCATCCCAGATGAAGCCCAAACCCAAGCTGAGGTTATTCCTCCCAAACCCAAGTCAGCACTCCAGCACTGCTCACCTCCCAGCCACCTGCATCCTCCCTACATTTTGTTTAGTTTAACCCTACGGTcacaggggagggggaagctgaaataagagaaaaacaaaagcctcTCATGCCAGCTTTAAGGGTCTGAGTCAGGAGAAACCGTTAGAATGAAACACGGAGAGATTCAACCATCTGAGAGTGAACAGCCACACGCAGCGTTcaccaccctgccctgcctcgGGAACTGACCTGACAGAGAAATCCGTGAAACTTCATCTGGCACCGAGACTTTTCGGGGTTTTCCACGGCTCGGCAGGACATCCAGCAGGAAGGCTGCAACCTCTGCAagtgcccagctcagctgcGTGCCCGGAGGGACTCCCGGGAATGCTGGCACCGCTTCCCACCCCCTCCCCCCGTCCGCCCCAGTTGCGAGTGCAGGTTTTGCAATCCTCCCCTGGGCTCACCCCGGGATTTCCAGTTCTTTGTGATTAtgtggctggggcaggagctgaaTGGAGTGGAAGGAACGGGCCGTCCATGGATTCTGTTTTGCTGACAGGCCAAAGAGCTGCTCCAGAAAAGAGTTTCCCCCCACAGCGAAGGAATACATTGTGCAGCAGCCCATGcggagcagggagcaggcaggagagagcctggagctgggcagctttcctgctcctcctgccaggcGCTCAGGGACTCCTCTGCTCCCCACTTCCAGTCCCTGACATCCCACTCCACCATCCTGGACTCCACTCTCCCTTGTTGTGGGAGGGCatcctctctgccagcccagggatgcCCTCCCACAACCCAGCAGCACAACAACATCACCACCAAAAGTATTTTTGTGGTTCTTTACTCCCTGGTCCACCCCGACCAGCTGCTTGGTAACATACATGAAGCTAAACAGCCTCAGCTGCACCCCTAGGTATGAGATAAAGTGGGTGGATTTGTTGGGATGTAGATCAGAGGGACATCCAACAGATCTGGCATTTTTGCAGCGCCAAGCAGAGTCAGGGCCATTAACAAGACaagtgctgctccttcctgctttcTTCATCTGTTTCTGTCATGtaaatatattcaaatattCACCCCAAAATAATTGCAAATGCCACAAGACCCATTTCAATGGatggcagaggagcaggcaggattTAGGGCCAACTGGAATAATTAGGGCAGTGTAGACCAAGACAAGCTAATTAGCAGCAAAGGCTGTACCATGAAAGGAGGGTGGAGCACAGAAGTGCTCTGTTCTCCAGGAGAACCAGCTGACAGGGAGCAGTTCCCACCGAgatgctccagcagctccagagggaaCAAAGGGACTCTCATATTGTGTTCCATGgggctgccagctgtgccaggggaggttcaggtcGGACATCAGGGGGAATTTCCTCATGGAGAGAGAGGTCAGGCCCTGggaggggctgcccaggcaggtgGTAGAGTGTGATAGTTGTTGTCTATCTACCTAGTGCCTGGGGGAGTTCTTTGCTGTCTAAGGCAGTGCAGTGGTGCCCCAGAGAGTTTGTGTTCACTGCTGGTCATGACACTCTTGGGTCAGTGACTCGTGCTGGGCttcaattttctgcttttcctctgcttttgttcCCTTGTTCTTACAGTAAGCTCTTCAGTGAACAGTGCCCAGATAGGATAAAGGGCTGCTGTTCAAATAAAACCAGCAGTTTatagaattttaatttccagcaTAATTAAAACACTCCCATGTAAGGCAGAAACGCTGCTCGGAGCTCTTGCTGTGATCTGGGAcagaattttgtttttgttgttgtcatAGACTTAACCATAGGATTTGTTCCCTGTCTGTTTAGGCCATCTTAGCCAAATTGCCCgtttaaataaattttgcaaCAGAACATCAATGAGTGCTTAAGTCCTGAGGTTTCTTTTTGAAGCTCTTTTTGAAGCTAATAAAGTGCACTGTTACAGGCTATATACTCCCAAGAGAAAGACTTCATTTGAGACAAGGTGAAACTTCAAGGCAAATACAGATGTGTAGATGGCACAATGAGACAGAGCTGGTTCTCAGCTCTTTTGTGAGATTCCCCACCGAGAATTTCCTA
This is a stretch of genomic DNA from Ammospiza nelsoni isolate bAmmNel1 chromosome 18, bAmmNel1.pri, whole genome shotgun sequence. It encodes these proteins:
- the TPST2 gene encoding protein-tyrosine sulfotransferase 2 isoform X3, with amino-acid sequence MRVTTRRVLLLLGSVAALMVTLHLGQQVLECQQVLSERRHRLMRPENEELVMVDANHVEYRYSKDMPLIFIGGVPRSGTTLMRAMLDAHPEVRCGEETRIIPRVLAMRQAWSKSGREKMRLDEAGVTDQVLDAAMQAFILEVIAKHGEPARYLCNKDPFTLKSSVYLSRLFPNSKFLLMVRDGRASVHSMITRKVTIAGFDLNSYRDCLTKWNKAIEVMYSQCLEIGRARCLPVYYEQLVLHPEQSMQNIMRFLDISWSDSVLHHEELIGKPGGVSLSKIERSTDQVIKPVNMEALSKWIGHIPGDVLQDMAHIAPMLARLGYDPYANPPNYGHPDPLVVNNTHRVLKGDYKTPANLKGHLQVTQNTSSSH
- the TPST2 gene encoding protein-tyrosine sulfotransferase 2 isoform X1, whose amino-acid sequence is MAALTVLFSCRCPWGWTLTSRELKPPACAQESRMRVTTRRVLLLLGSVAALMVTLHLGQQVLECQQVLSERRHRLMRPENEELVMVDANHVEYRYSKDMPLIFIGGVPRSGTTLMRAMLDAHPEVRCGEETRIIPRVLAMRQAWSKSGREKMRLDEAGVTDQVLDAAMQAFILEVIAKHGEPARYLCNKDPFTLKSSVYLSRLFPNSKFLLMVRDGRASVHSMITRKVTIAGFDLNSYRDCLTKWNKAIEVMYSQCLEIGRARCLPVYYEQLVLHPEQSMQNIMRFLDISWSDSVLHHEELIGKPGGVSLSKIERSTDQVIKPVNMEALSKWIGHIPGDVLQDMAHIAPMLARLGYDPYANPPNYGHPDPLVVNNTHRVLKGDYKTPANLKGHLQVTQNTSSSH
- the TPST2 gene encoding protein-tyrosine sulfotransferase 2 isoform X2; this translates as MGKRCPWGWTLTSRELKPPACAQESRMRVTTRRVLLLLGSVAALMVTLHLGQQVLECQQVLSERRHRLMRPENEELVMVDANHVEYRYSKDMPLIFIGGVPRSGTTLMRAMLDAHPEVRCGEETRIIPRVLAMRQAWSKSGREKMRLDEAGVTDQVLDAAMQAFILEVIAKHGEPARYLCNKDPFTLKSSVYLSRLFPNSKFLLMVRDGRASVHSMITRKVTIAGFDLNSYRDCLTKWNKAIEVMYSQCLEIGRARCLPVYYEQLVLHPEQSMQNIMRFLDISWSDSVLHHEELIGKPGGVSLSKIERSTDQVIKPVNMEALSKWIGHIPGDVLQDMAHIAPMLARLGYDPYANPPNYGHPDPLVVNNTHRVLKGDYKTPANLKGHLQVTQNTSSSH